Proteins from a single region of Ananas comosus cultivar F153 linkage group 3, ASM154086v1, whole genome shotgun sequence:
- the LOC109707247 gene encoding NAC domain-containing protein 21/22-like, translated as MMGLRDIESTLPPGFRFYPSDEELVCHYLYKKVANQKISELGTLVEVDLHVHEPWELPEVAKLGADEWYFFSFRDRKYATGSRTNRATKSGYWKATGKDRMVHDPVTRRIVGMRKTLVFYHGRAPNGIKMDWVMHEFRLETPHSTPKEGWVLCRVFHKGKGKIENENMLIGSSSSPALGSSPPPMVDHSRDDDGCFYDQMSSSSLVPHQGGNTSNHFPNMATVQSGFFDHTQDVSCTSMMGLGLRNNFGGDDHYGCLFDVGFENQHEFYF; from the exons atgatgggaCTAAGGGACATAGAGTCCACACTACCACCTGGGTTCAGGTTCTACCCAAGTGATGAGGAGCTGGTTTGCCACTACCTCTACAAGAAGGTGGCCAATCAGAAGATCTCAGAGCTGGGGACTTTGGTGGAGGTGGATTTGCATGTTCATGAGCCTTGGGAGCTTCCTG AGGTGGCAAAGCTCGGTGCCGATGAGTGGTACTTCTTCAGCTTCAGGGACCGCAAGTACGCCACTGGATCGCGCACCAATCGCGCGACCAAGTCGGGATATTGGAAGGCCACGGGCAAAGATCGGATGGTACATGATCCTGTTACGCGCAGGATCGTAGGGATGAGGAAGACACTGGTGTTCTACCACGGAAGAGCTCCGAACGGAATAAAGATGGACTGGGTCATGCATGAGTTCAGGCTAGAGACTCCGCATTCGACACCGAAg GAGGGTTGGGTTCTTTGTAGAGTGTTCCACAAagggaaaggaaagatagagaatGAGAACATGCTCATTggctcctcctcttctccagCTTTAGGTTCATCCCCTCCTCCCATGGTGGACCACTCCAGGGATGATGATGGTTGCTTCTATGATCAAATGAGTTCATCATCACTAGTACCCCACCAAGGTGGGAACACCTCAAACCACTTTCCAAATATGGCGACGGTTCAATCTGGCTTCTTTGACCACACACAAGATGTGAGTTGCACATCTATGATGGGGTTGGGCTTGAGAAATAATTTTGGCGGAGATGATCATTATGGGTGCTTGTTTGATGTGGGATTTGAGAATCAACATGAGTTCTACTTCTAG
- the LOC109707162 gene encoding B3 domain-containing protein Os02g0683500-like: MQFIASASGVGAASAALQGSSSSATAGAASVVVDGGHRPAAAAARRGGWGRGDIGSGGEGAHVRQGVTPSDVGKLNRLVIPKQHAEKYFPLDASSNEKGLLLSFERPHGQALALPLLLLEQQPELRHDQRLEPLRQGEAPRRRRHLSFGAASATPPATALHRLEAPSRTPGPRPPAAPPALPYPPTAAAFTFSRPWHPVTAAAAAAAGRVFIPHHQTPAAAAAATLFEHHQHRQAYDYNAAARQILFFRSPPTQPMPPPPQMMGSADPPMVLGSVPLVDSTPTTAAKRVRLFGVDLDCPDSDGTAYNDPDALSLGIDNLRWPPSPLLPLLQLPPHGGSGAQSAEPSPSSSSGKEPHSSLDLDL, encoded by the coding sequence ATGCAGTTCATTGCCTCGGCCTCGGGGGTCGGCGCCGCGTCCGCCGCTTTGCAGGGCTCTTCGTCGTCCGCTACAGCCGGCGCTGCTTCGGTGGTCGTCGACGGGGGGCATCggccagcggcggcggcggcgaggagagGCGGTTGGGGGCGGGGGGATATTGGCAGTGGTGGAGAAGGAGCACATGTTCGACAAGGTGTGACGCCGAGCGACGTGGGGAAGCTGAACCGGCTGGTGATACCGAAGCAGCACGCGGAGAAGTACTTCCCGCTGGACGCGTCGTCGAACGAGAAGGGGCTGCTGCTGAGCTTCGAGAGACCGCACGGGCAAGCCCTGGCGCTTCCGCTACTCCTACTGGAACAGCAGCCAGAGCTACGTCATGACCAAAGGCTGGAGCCGCTTCGTCAAGGAGAAGCGCCTCGACGCCGGCGACACCTCTCCTTCGGCGCGGCGTCGGCGACGCCGCCCGCGACCGCTCTTCATCGACTGGAAGCGCCGTCCCGAACCCCAGGACCTAGGCCACCCGCGGCCCCTCCCGCGCTCCCCTACCCCCCAACGGCCGCCGCTTTCACCTTCTCCCGCCCCTGGCACCCCGTcacagccgccgccgccgccgccgccgggcgCGTCTTCATCCCCCACCACCAaacccccgccgccgccgccgccgccacgctCTTCGAGCACCACCAGCATCGGCAGGCCTACGACTACAATGCCGCCGCCAGGCAGATCCTCTTCTTCCGATCGCCGCCGACGCAgccgatgccgccgccgccgcagatGATGGGCTCGGCCGATCCGCCGATGGTTCTCGGTTCCGTGCCGCTGGTCGACAGCACCCCCACCACCGCTGCCAAACGGGTCAGGCTCTTCGGAGTGGACCTCGACTGCCCCGATTCCGACGGCACCGCCTACAACGACCCTGACGCTCTATCGTTAGGGATCGACAATCTCCGCTGGCCGCCGAGCCCTTTGCTTCCTCTCCTCCAGCTGCCGCCGCACGGAGGCAGCGGCGCCCAATCAGCGGAGCCTTCGCCTTCCTCGTCGTCCGGAAAGGAACCGCATTCATCACTGGATCTTGATTTATGA